A part of Populus alba chromosome 8, ASM523922v2, whole genome shotgun sequence genomic DNA contains:
- the LOC118062350 gene encoding fructose-bisphosphate aldolase-lysine N-methyltransferase, chloroplastic isoform X1 translates to MATHFTLSLSSSKPFKNSTFFTKNPSLHFKKPLSITSFQSPPPAAAAAAVQTFWQWLSDQDVVSAKTPARPGLVPQGLGLVAQRDISRNEVVLEIPKKLWINPDVVAASEIGNVCGGVKPWVSVALFLIREKLKEDSTWRPYLDVLPESTNSTIFWSEEELAELQGTQLLSTTLGVKSYLQREFLKVEEEILIPHKQLFPSPVTLDDFSWAFGILRSRSFSRLRGQNLVLIPLADLVNHSPDITIEDGVYEIKGAGLFSRDLIFSLRSPISLKAGEQVLIQYNLNMSNAELAVDYGFIEAKSDRNMYTLTLQISESDPFFGDKLDIAETNGLGELADFDIVLGNPLPPTLLPYLRLVALGGTDSFLLESIFRNTIWGHLELPVSRANEELICRVVRDACKSALSGYHTTIEEDEKLKGEELNPRLEIAVGIRAGEKKVLQQIEGIFKQRQSELDELEYYQERRLKDLGLVGEQGEIIFWESK, encoded by the exons ATGGCCACACACTTCACCCTCTCACTCTCCTCTTCAAAACCCTTCAAAAACTCCACTTTCTTCACCAAGAACCCGTCTCTTCATTTCAAGAAACCACTCTCTATAACCTCTTTTCAGTCACCACCACCAGCAGCTGCTGCAGCTGCAGTGCAAACATTCTGGCAGTGGCTGAGTGATCAAGATGTGGTGTCAGCCAAGACTCCTGCAAGGCCTGGTTTGGTGCCTCAAGGCCTGGGGCTGGTAGCACAGAGAGATATTTCAAGAAATGAAGTTGTTTTGGAGATACCAAAGAAGCTTTGGATAAACCCGGATGTAGTCGCTGCTTCTGAGATAGGGAATGTGTGCGGTGGAGTGAAGCCTTGGGTATCCGTCGCTCTTTTCTTGATAAGAGAGAAGTTAAAGGAGGACTCGACTTGGAGGCCTTATTTGGATGTCCTTCCCGAAAGTACTAATTCCACTATATTTTG GTCAGAAGAGGAGCTTGCTGAACTTCAAG GAACCCAGCTATTGAGCACGACATTGGGTGTGAAAAGCTATCTGCAGCGTGAATTTCtgaaagtagaagaagaaatccTTATCCCTCATAAGCAGCTCTTTCCCTCCCCTGTAACGTTGGATGACTTCTCTTGGGCATTTGGGATTCTCAGATCAAGGTCTTTTTCACGTCTTCGTGGTCAAAACCTTGTTTTGATCCCCCTGGCAGACTTG GTCAACCACAGCCCAGACATTACCATAGAAGATGGTGTTTATGAGATTAAAGGAGCAGGTCTTTTCTCCAGAGATCTCATATTTTCTTTGCGGTCCCCCATTTCACTCAAGGCCGGTGAGCAG GTACTTATCcaatataatttaaacatgAGCAATGCTGAGTTGGCTGTGGACTATGGATTCATAGAAGCAAAGTCTGACCGCAATATGTATACCTTGACACTTCAGATATCCGAGTCAGACCCATTTTTCGGTGACAAGCTTGATATTGCCGAGACAAATGGTCTGGGCGAGTTAGCAGATTTTGACATTGTTCTAGGCAATCCTCTTCCACCAACATTGCTTCCATATCTGAGGCTGGTAGCACTTGGGGGTACCGATTCTTTCCTCTTGGAATCTATTTTCAGAAACACTATATGGGGCCATCTTGAATTGCCGGTAAGCCGTGCCAATGAGGAGCTCATATGCAGAGTGGTCAGAGATGCTTGCAAATCTGCTCTTTCTGGATATCATACCACCATTGAAGAG GATGAGAAGCTAAAAGGAGAAGAACTCAACCCAAGGCTTGAGATTGCAGTTGGAATAAGAGCAGGGGAAAAGAAGGTGCTGCAGCAAATCGAGGGGATTTTCAAGCAGAGACAATCAGAATTAGATGAGTTGGAATATTACCAGGAGAGGAGGCTGAAGGATCTTGGTCTAGTTGGGGAGCAAGGTGAAATCATATTTTGGGAGTCCAAGTAG
- the LOC118062350 gene encoding fructose-bisphosphate aldolase-lysine N-methyltransferase, chloroplastic isoform X2 yields MATHFTLSLSSSKPFKNSTFFTKNPSLHFKKPLSITSFQSPPPAAAAAAVQTFWQWLSDQDVVSAKTPARPGLVPQGLGLVAQRDISRNEVVLEIPKKLWINPDVVAASEIGNVCGGVKPWVSVALFLIREKLKEDSTWRPYLDVLPESTNSTIFWSEEELAELQGTQLLSTTLGVKSYLQREFLKVEEEILIPHKQLFPSPVTLDDFSWAFGILRSRSFSRLRGQNLVLIPLADLVNHSPDITIEDGVYEIKGAGLFSRDLIFSLRSPISLKAGEQISESDPFFGDKLDIAETNGLGELADFDIVLGNPLPPTLLPYLRLVALGGTDSFLLESIFRNTIWGHLELPVSRANEELICRVVRDACKSALSGYHTTIEEDEKLKGEELNPRLEIAVGIRAGEKKVLQQIEGIFKQRQSELDELEYYQERRLKDLGLVGEQGEIIFWESK; encoded by the exons ATGGCCACACACTTCACCCTCTCACTCTCCTCTTCAAAACCCTTCAAAAACTCCACTTTCTTCACCAAGAACCCGTCTCTTCATTTCAAGAAACCACTCTCTATAACCTCTTTTCAGTCACCACCACCAGCAGCTGCTGCAGCTGCAGTGCAAACATTCTGGCAGTGGCTGAGTGATCAAGATGTGGTGTCAGCCAAGACTCCTGCAAGGCCTGGTTTGGTGCCTCAAGGCCTGGGGCTGGTAGCACAGAGAGATATTTCAAGAAATGAAGTTGTTTTGGAGATACCAAAGAAGCTTTGGATAAACCCGGATGTAGTCGCTGCTTCTGAGATAGGGAATGTGTGCGGTGGAGTGAAGCCTTGGGTATCCGTCGCTCTTTTCTTGATAAGAGAGAAGTTAAAGGAGGACTCGACTTGGAGGCCTTATTTGGATGTCCTTCCCGAAAGTACTAATTCCACTATATTTTG GTCAGAAGAGGAGCTTGCTGAACTTCAAG GAACCCAGCTATTGAGCACGACATTGGGTGTGAAAAGCTATCTGCAGCGTGAATTTCtgaaagtagaagaagaaatccTTATCCCTCATAAGCAGCTCTTTCCCTCCCCTGTAACGTTGGATGACTTCTCTTGGGCATTTGGGATTCTCAGATCAAGGTCTTTTTCACGTCTTCGTGGTCAAAACCTTGTTTTGATCCCCCTGGCAGACTTG GTCAACCACAGCCCAGACATTACCATAGAAGATGGTGTTTATGAGATTAAAGGAGCAGGTCTTTTCTCCAGAGATCTCATATTTTCTTTGCGGTCCCCCATTTCACTCAAGGCCGGTGAGCAG ATATCCGAGTCAGACCCATTTTTCGGTGACAAGCTTGATATTGCCGAGACAAATGGTCTGGGCGAGTTAGCAGATTTTGACATTGTTCTAGGCAATCCTCTTCCACCAACATTGCTTCCATATCTGAGGCTGGTAGCACTTGGGGGTACCGATTCTTTCCTCTTGGAATCTATTTTCAGAAACACTATATGGGGCCATCTTGAATTGCCGGTAAGCCGTGCCAATGAGGAGCTCATATGCAGAGTGGTCAGAGATGCTTGCAAATCTGCTCTTTCTGGATATCATACCACCATTGAAGAG GATGAGAAGCTAAAAGGAGAAGAACTCAACCCAAGGCTTGAGATTGCAGTTGGAATAAGAGCAGGGGAAAAGAAGGTGCTGCAGCAAATCGAGGGGATTTTCAAGCAGAGACAATCAGAATTAGATGAGTTGGAATATTACCAGGAGAGGAGGCTGAAGGATCTTGGTCTAGTTGGGGAGCAAGGTGAAATCATATTTTGGGAGTCCAAGTAG
- the LOC118062507 gene encoding phosphate transporter PHO1 homolog 3, whose product MKFGKEFRVQMVPEWQEAYMDYDFLKTLLKEVQSFQLRTRPPAANPLGLKRKLSLYRAFSGLTQRTSDYTPKSSSPDIEKQPILVNSVNLDGSQIYQTSFLMPTVDGGEYELLFFRRLDDEFNKVDKFYRSKVEEVLKEAAMLNKQMDALIAFRIKVDNPTGWSDRTADMTRLASDVAASTAALAASTPSGVRSSRRGLQVMDVIDEGQSMHERSNESNHDEVEKESDNTDQKEEQKPKSMIRTFRPAPLEILNNVKINNTLATPRSTIKNFLKVPQQTELRFTRENLRKVEEQLKRAFVEFYHKLRLLKSYNFLNTLAFSKIMKKYDKITTRNATKYYMKMVDSSYFGSSDEVTKLMERVEATFIKHFSNSNRSKGMRVLRPKAKKERHRTTFYMGFFSGCTVALLIALVLIVHVRKIMNEEGRILYMETMFPLYSLFGLIVLHLLMYAANIYFWRRYRVNYSFIFGFKQGTELGYRQVLLFSFGIAVLALCSVLLNLDMEMDPKTKDYKAFTELLPLNVLIFLLIILLLPFNMFYRSARFFLLTCVFHCIAAPLYKVTLPDFFLADQLTSQVQSLRSLEFYICYYGWGDYKHRQNTCRGNTIFRTFSFIVAVIPYWSRLLQCLRRLFEEKDPMQGYNGLKYFLTIVAVCLRTAYSLNKGVGWRAIAWVFSGIATIFSTYWDLVFDWGLLQRHSKNRWLRDKLLVPHRSVYFGAMVLNVLLRFAWLQTVLDFGITSLHKETTIALVASLEIFRRGMWNFFRLENEHLNNVGKYRAFKSVPLPFNYVEDDDSDD is encoded by the exons ATGAAGTTTGGGAAAGAGTTCCGCGTCCAAATGGTGCCTGAAtggcaagaagcatacatggacTATGATTTTCTCAAGACCCTTTTGAAAGAGGTACAGAGTTTCCAGCTAAGAACCAGGCCACCCGCAGCCAATCCATTAGGCCTAAAAAGAAAGCTCTCGCTGTATAGAGCTTTCAGTGGCCTGACACAAAGGACTAGTGACTACACCCCTAAGAGCTCTTCTCCtgatattgaaaaacaacctaTTTTGGTGAATTCTGTGAACCTCGATGGATCTCAAATCTACCAGACTTCATTTCTTATGCCTACTGTCGACGGAGGAGAATATGAGCTTTTGTTTTTCAGGAGGCTTGATGACGAGTTCAATAAAGTGGACAAGTTTTACAGGTCTAAAGTGGAAGAGGTATTGAAAGAGGCTGCAATGTTGAATAAGCAAATGGATGCTTTGATTGCTTTCAGGATAAAAGTGGACAATCCCACTGGGTGGTCTGATAGAACTGCAGATATGACTCGCCTTGCTTCAGATGTTGCAGCTTCTACTGCTGCATTGGCAGCTTCCACTCCATCTGGAGTTAGATCAAGCA GAAGAGGTCTACAGGTAATGGATGTGATTGATGAAGGGCAAAGCATGCACGAGCGATCAAATGAATCAAACCATGATGAAGTAGAGAAGGAAAGCGATAACACTGACCAGAAGGAAGAACAGAAGCCAAAGAGCATGATCAGAACCTTTAGGCCAGCTCCACTGGAGATCCTAAACAACGTGAAGATTAACAACACACTGGCAACACCTCGCTCAACCATAAAAAACTTCCTTAAAGTTCCCCAACAAACCGAACTGAGATTCACAAGGGAAAATCTTAGGAAAGTCGAAGAACAACTCAAGCGtgcttttgttgaattttaccACAAGCTTCGCCTTCTTAAGAGTTACAACTTCTTGAATACGTTggcattttcaaaaattatgaaGAAGTACGATAAG ATTACCACAAGAAATGCAACTAAATATTACATGAAAATGGTGGACAGCTCCTACTTTGGAAGCTCTGATGAG GTTACCAAGCTTATGGAAAGGGTTGAGGCAACGTTCATTAAGCATTTCTCAAACTCAAATCGCAGTAAAGGCATGCGCGTCTTAAGACCAAAAGCGAAAAAAGAGAGACATAGAACAACATTTTATATGG GTTTCTTTTCTGGCTGCACAGTCGCTCTGCTGATAGCCCTTGTTTTAATCGTGCATGTCCGCAAAATCATGAATGAGGAAGGAAGAATCTTATACATGGAAACAATGTTTCCTCTTTACAG TTTGTTTGGATTGATTGTTCTACACCTGCTCATGTATGCTGCTAATATATACTTTTGGAGGCGCTACCGAGTGAATTACTCCTTCATTTTTGGTTTCAAACAAGGAACCGAACTGGGCTACAGACAAGTGCTTCTTTTCAGTTTTGGAATTGCGGTACTAGCTCTATGCAGTGTGCTCTTAAACCTTGACATGGAGATGGACCCTAAAACGAAAGATTACAAGGCGTTCACTGAACTTCTCCCTCTGAATGTGCTAATA TTCCTCCTCATCATATTGCTCTTGCCATTCAACATGTTTTATCGCTCGGCGCGCTTCTTCCTCCTCACATGTGTCTTTCACTGTATTGCTGCTCCTCTCTACAAG GTAACGCTCCCAGATTTCTTCTTGGCAGACCAACTAACTAGCCAG GTTCAATCTCTTAGAAGCCTGGAGTTCTACATTTGCTATTATGGCTGGGGAGACTATAAACACAGACAGAACACTTGCAGAGGCAACACCATCTTCAGAACTTTCTCATTCATTGTTGCTGTGATTCCGTACTGGTCTCGCCTTCTTCAG TGCCTCCGACGCCTATTTGAAGAGAAAGATCCAATGCAAGGATATAATGGATTGAAGTATTTTTTGACAATAGTAGCTGTTTGCTTGAGGACAGCTTACAGCCTTAACAAAGGAGTTGGTTGGAGAGCAATAGCATGGGTTTTCTCAGGCATTGCAACAATATTTAGCACGTATTGGGATCTTGTTTTTGACTGGGGGCTACTCCAGCGTCATTCTAAGAATCGATGGCTGAGAGACAAACTCCTTGTCCCTCACAGATCTGTGTATTTTGGAGCCATG GTCTTGAATGTACTGCTGAGATTTGCTTGGCTGCAAACGGTATTGGACTTCGGGATTACTTCCCTGCACAAAGAAACCACGATTGCCCTTGTGGCCAGCCTTGAGATCTTTCGCCGCGGCATGTGGAATTTCTTTAG GTTGGAAAATGAACATTTGAACAACGTAGGAAAATATCGCGCGTTCAAGTCTGTGCCTTTACCTTTCAACTACGTAGAAGATGATGACAGCGATGACTGA